From Desulfatiglans anilini DSM 4660, one genomic window encodes:
- the rsmI gene encoding 16S rRNA (cytidine(1402)-2'-O)-methyltransferase, which translates to MADSKKSSAVSPIVDDIEHEGTLYVVGTPIGNLEDITLRALRVLKAVDLIAAESVERTKGLCRHYGVATKVVRYNQHNFRLKGPEFVKRLKCGHHIALVTDAGTPGISDPGGRLVALARNEGLPVTAIPGPSAVTAALSICGLPADRFLFQGFLPTRAGKKRRELEQLQAESRTMIFFEAPHRILETLREMLQILGDREVAITRELTKVFEQVETGRLSAVLKRLEEKPPLGEFTLIVEGSGNGRSEAPAASPEELGVEIDRLLKEMKGAKAVAKVLSSRSDVPYRKIYRECLARLQHFQKVGQNGCGSEFEDHE; encoded by the coding sequence ATGGCTGATTCAAAGAAAAGCAGCGCAGTCTCTCCGATCGTCGACGATATTGAGCATGAAGGCACCCTTTATGTCGTCGGCACACCCATCGGCAATCTGGAAGATATCACCCTTCGGGCGTTGCGGGTGCTCAAAGCCGTCGATCTCATTGCCGCCGAAAGCGTCGAGAGGACCAAAGGGCTCTGCCGCCATTACGGAGTCGCGACTAAGGTTGTCCGTTACAACCAGCACAATTTCCGATTGAAAGGCCCGGAGTTCGTCAAGCGTCTGAAATGCGGCCACCATATCGCCCTCGTGACGGATGCCGGCACACCCGGCATATCCGACCCTGGAGGCAGGCTGGTTGCCCTCGCCCGCAATGAAGGGTTGCCAGTCACGGCCATCCCTGGGCCGTCAGCCGTAACAGCCGCATTGTCGATCTGCGGTCTGCCTGCCGACCGGTTCCTTTTCCAAGGGTTTCTTCCGACCCGCGCCGGCAAGAAGCGCAGGGAACTGGAACAGCTGCAGGCCGAAAGCCGCACCATGATTTTCTTCGAGGCCCCCCACCGCATCCTGGAGACCCTGAGGGAGATGCTGCAGATCCTCGGCGACAGGGAAGTCGCCATCACCCGGGAGCTCACCAAGGTCTTCGAACAGGTCGAGACGGGGCGGTTGAGCGCTGTTCTGAAGCGGCTGGAAGAAAAACCGCCTCTCGGAGAATTCACGCTTATCGTCGAAGGAAGCGGCAACGGGCGGAGCGAGGCGCCGGCGGCCTCCCCTGAAGAGCTCGGAGTGGAAATCGATCGCCTTCTGAAAGAAATGAAAGGCGCCAAGGCGGTAGCCAAGGTTCTCTCGTCGAGATCAGATGTGCCTTATCGAAAGATATACAGGGAATGCCTTGCCAGGCTGCAGCATTTCCAAAAGGTCGGTCAAAATGGATGTGGTTCAGAATTTGAAGATCATGAATAA
- a CDS encoding RNA methyltransferase, with product MSGRLRNLYIGLIHYPVYDKRRRRICSAVTTVDLHDLARLCATYGLQGLFIVTPLQDQKALVERVKRHWTEGYGAVYNPHRRLALEHLRVASSLEDAAEDIRTFEGTPPLRMATDASQPAEGCIGYPQARRILATPGRPVFLLLGTAWGLTEEVFTVSDHLLEPIYGPTGYNHLSVRTAAAIILDRLAGPDPEESSSAPA from the coding sequence ATGAGTGGCCGGCTGCGGAACCTCTACATCGGCCTCATTCATTATCCGGTGTATGACAAACGCCGGCGGCGGATCTGCTCCGCCGTGACCACGGTGGACCTGCACGATCTGGCACGATTGTGCGCCACTTACGGTCTTCAGGGCCTCTTCATCGTGACGCCCCTTCAAGACCAGAAGGCCCTCGTCGAAAGGGTGAAACGCCACTGGACCGAAGGATACGGCGCTGTATACAATCCGCACCGGAGGCTCGCGCTCGAGCACCTGCGGGTGGCATCGTCGCTCGAGGACGCCGCGGAGGACATCCGCACCTTTGAAGGGACTCCGCCGCTTCGCATGGCAACGGATGCATCGCAGCCGGCGGAAGGCTGCATCGGCTATCCGCAGGCAAGGAGGATATTGGCCACTCCGGGACGCCCCGTTTTTCTGCTCCTCGGTACGGCCTGGGGGCTGACCGAAGAGGTTTTCACCGTCAGCGACCATTTGCTGGAACCTATATACGGGCCGACAGGCTACAATCATCTTTCGGTGCGGACCGCCGCCGCTATCATCCTGGATCGGTTGGCCGGACCTGACCCGGAGGAATCGTCATCGGCGCCGGCTTGA
- the ptsP gene encoding phosphoenolpyruvate--protein phosphotransferase has product MNVRHPSKRKLLKGIAVSPGIIIGKSHLVDRSSVKILYQYLINDKQLHREVERFEGAVERTERQLNSLKHQLPNHVREHAYILDSHTMILKDSMLKDSTIKRILSEKINAEWALKKSLEEIRRVFEEIQDVYIRTRIDDVENVCERILRNLAGGNQPSLADINGRVIIVAHDLSPADTTELNISRVMGFITNVGGRTSHTAIMAQALEIPAVVGLESVTAQVEEGDLLAVDGNTGEVIINPDDSDIILYQERQLQYEKYKSSIAKAGLLPAETLDGHLITVNANIEFLEEVAAVRDHGGEGIGLYRTEFLYLRSRGLPTEEELFEDYREVAEIMSPAPVTIRTLDLGGDKFASALEISKEMNPALGLRAIRFCLREKEIFKTQLRAIYRASAYGHVHLMFPMISGLQEVLDAKRILEEVKEDLDRENIPYDPQMQVGIMIEVPSAVALAELLARHVDFFSIGTNDLIQYALAIDRVNEHVAGMYQPFHPAILRMIQQVVDAAGKTGIGVSLCGEMAGDPLCVPILLGLGITELSMNSRSIPAIKRVIRAISMEEAKRDFQTASMLSTTQEVKDFISGRMRDLLPDLDMQKHLDA; this is encoded by the coding sequence ATGAATGTGCGTCACCCCTCAAAAAGGAAGCTTCTGAAGGGGATTGCGGTATCCCCCGGCATCATTATCGGGAAATCTCACCTGGTTGACCGTTCCAGCGTCAAGATCCTTTATCAATACCTGATCAACGACAAACAGCTGCACCGGGAGGTCGAGCGGTTCGAAGGCGCAGTCGAAAGGACGGAGCGGCAGCTCAATTCCCTGAAACACCAATTGCCGAATCACGTTCGTGAGCATGCTTACATCCTTGACAGCCACACCATGATCCTCAAGGACAGCATGCTGAAGGATTCGACCATCAAGCGCATCTTGAGTGAAAAGATCAACGCCGAATGGGCCCTCAAGAAATCGCTCGAGGAAATCCGCCGCGTCTTCGAAGAGATCCAGGATGTCTATATCCGTACACGGATAGACGACGTTGAAAACGTCTGCGAACGGATCCTCAGGAATCTGGCCGGAGGAAACCAGCCCAGCCTGGCCGACATCAACGGACGGGTTATCATCGTCGCCCACGACCTGTCTCCTGCCGATACGACCGAACTGAACATCAGCCGGGTGATGGGATTCATCACGAATGTAGGGGGCCGCACGTCGCATACGGCCATTATGGCCCAAGCGCTGGAGATCCCCGCGGTCGTGGGGCTCGAATCCGTCACTGCTCAAGTCGAGGAAGGCGATCTCCTCGCGGTGGACGGCAACACCGGCGAGGTGATCATCAACCCGGATGACAGTGACATCATCCTTTACCAGGAGCGGCAGCTCCAGTACGAGAAATACAAATCGAGCATCGCCAAAGCCGGCCTCCTGCCCGCTGAAACCCTCGACGGGCACCTCATCACCGTCAACGCCAACATCGAGTTTTTGGAAGAGGTAGCGGCTGTCCGGGATCACGGGGGCGAGGGCATTGGTCTGTATCGAACGGAATTCCTATACCTCCGCAGCAGGGGCCTGCCCACGGAGGAAGAACTCTTCGAGGACTACCGGGAAGTAGCCGAAATCATGTCCCCTGCACCGGTCACCATACGCACGCTCGACCTTGGCGGTGACAAGTTCGCGTCGGCCCTCGAAATATCGAAGGAAATGAACCCCGCCCTCGGCCTGCGTGCCATCCGTTTCTGCCTTAGAGAAAAGGAAATCTTCAAGACGCAGCTCCGGGCCATCTACCGAGCGAGTGCCTACGGGCATGTGCACCTGATGTTCCCTATGATCTCAGGCCTGCAGGAAGTCCTCGACGCCAAGCGCATTCTGGAGGAGGTGAAGGAAGATCTCGACCGGGAGAATATCCCCTACGATCCCCAGATGCAGGTCGGAATCATGATCGAGGTCCCGTCCGCCGTCGCGCTGGCGGAGCTTCTGGCTCGGCATGTGGACTTTTTCAGCATCGGAACCAATGACCTGATCCAATATGCCCTGGCCATAGACCGCGTCAATGAACACGTAGCAGGAATGTACCAGCCCTTTCACCCTGCCATCCTGCGGATGATCCAACAGGTGGTCGATGCCGCCGGGAAAACCGGGATCGGCGTTTCCCTGTGCGGTGAAATGGCCGGCGATCCCTTGTGCGTCCCCATCCTGCTCGGCCTCGGCATCACTGAACTCAGCATGAACTCCCGTTCGATCCCCGCCATCAAACGCGTTATCCGAGCGATTTCCATGGAGGAAGCGAAAAGGGATTTCCAAACTGCCAGCATGCTTTCCACAACGCAGGAAGTCAAAGACTTCATCTCAGGGCGGATGAGGGATCTTCTGCCTGATCTGGACATGCAGAAACACCTCGATGCCTGA
- a CDS encoding YraN family protein: MTRKRMQLGQRGEQLALEAVKQIGYRPVHLNYRCPLGELDLIAKDGDTLVFIEIKTRSAGDTGPAKEAVDRRKQRRLSRLALNYLKTHGGLDTRSRFDVVAVGLSEDQPKIEIVKNAFELLY; this comes from the coding sequence TTGACACGGAAACGGATGCAGCTCGGCCAAAGAGGCGAACAATTGGCTTTGGAAGCCGTCAAACAAATCGGCTATCGGCCCGTTCACCTCAACTACCGCTGCCCCCTCGGGGAATTGGATCTGATCGCAAAAGACGGGGACACCCTGGTTTTCATCGAAATCAAAACGCGCTCAGCTGGCGATACCGGCCCCGCAAAAGAGGCCGTCGACCGGCGGAAACAACGCCGCCTCTCGCGGTTGGCATTGAATTACCTGAAAACGCACGGGGGTCTTGACACGAGGTCGCGTTTCGACGTCGTAGCAGTCGGCCTCTCCGAAGACCAACCGAAGATAGAGATCGTCAAGAATGCCTTCGAACTGCTCTATTAA
- a CDS encoding LexA family protein encodes MGKKKVSEITDPQANTLRVICQIIDEKGLPPTVKELSEVLGISHASAHEQIAQLVRKGYLKKEARKARSIVVIRRPE; translated from the coding sequence ATGGGAAAGAAAAAGGTATCGGAAATAACCGACCCACAAGCAAACACGCTGAGGGTCATTTGCCAAATCATCGATGAAAAGGGGTTGCCGCCAACGGTGAAAGAATTGTCGGAAGTCCTTGGTATCAGCCACGCGAGCGCCCACGAGCAGATCGCTCAACTGGTACGGAAAGGCTATCTGAAGAAAGAAGCTCGTAAGGCCCGAAGCATCGTCGTCATCAGGAGGCCCGAATAA
- the rplS gene encoding 50S ribosomal protein L19, whose translation MNIIEMIEKEQMRFDIPAFKPGDTVKVHARIKEGEKERIQVFQGVVIRKRGSKLGATFTVRKVSYGIGVERIFPLHAPFIDKVEILTRGRVRRSRLYYLRSLRGKAARIKEKRF comes from the coding sequence ATGAACATCATCGAGATGATCGAAAAGGAACAGATGCGCTTCGATATTCCGGCCTTCAAACCCGGAGATACCGTAAAGGTCCATGCGCGCATCAAAGAAGGCGAGAAGGAGCGGATCCAGGTCTTCCAGGGCGTCGTGATCCGCAAGCGCGGAAGCAAGCTGGGGGCGACCTTCACGGTCCGCAAGGTCTCCTACGGAATCGGCGTGGAGCGCATCTTCCCGCTCCACGCTCCGTTTATCGACAAGGTGGAGATCCTGACAAGGGGACGTGTGAGAAGGAGCCGGCTCTACTACCTGCGCAGCTTGAGAGGCAAGGCGGCCCGCATCAAGGAAAAACGATTCTAG
- the trmD gene encoding tRNA (guanosine(37)-N1)-methyltransferase TrmD, which translates to MRFDVLTLFPEMVLSAVRYGIMGRALDRGIADIRAVNIRDFARGPHRTTDDRPYGGGYGMVMKPGPIFRALESVERIGKGHPVILLSPQGEVFNQRLAWELAELDQLIFVCGRYEGVDERIRDLCIDREISIGDYVLSGGELGALVVMDAVTRLLPDALGGEGSSTEDSFAGGLLEYPHYTRPSVFQGLSVPEVLLSGNHEKIRIWRRKESIRRTRERRPDLMETAEIEPGERPSPAPAGRPRKDEESGSGPGR; encoded by the coding sequence ATGCGGTTTGACGTACTCACCTTGTTTCCCGAGATGGTCCTTTCCGCCGTCCGCTATGGAATCATGGGAAGAGCTCTCGACAGGGGCATCGCAGACATAAGAGCGGTAAACATCCGGGATTTCGCGCGGGGGCCTCACAGGACCACAGATGACCGGCCATACGGCGGCGGCTACGGGATGGTCATGAAGCCGGGGCCCATCTTTCGGGCATTGGAAAGCGTCGAAAGGATCGGCAAAGGCCATCCGGTGATCTTGCTGAGCCCGCAGGGAGAGGTTTTCAACCAGCGCCTGGCCTGGGAACTGGCCGAGTTGGATCAGCTGATTTTCGTTTGCGGCCGATACGAGGGGGTGGATGAGCGGATCAGAGATCTGTGCATCGATCGGGAGATCTCCATCGGCGATTATGTGCTGAGCGGGGGAGAGTTGGGGGCCCTGGTGGTGATGGACGCCGTCACCCGCCTCCTGCCGGACGCCCTTGGCGGAGAGGGTTCCAGCACCGAGGACAGTTTTGCAGGCGGCCTCCTCGAATACCCGCATTACACAAGGCCGAGCGTCTTTCAGGGGCTTTCTGTGCCCGAGGTGTTGCTCTCCGGAAACCATGAAAAGATCCGGATCTGGCGGAGAAAGGAATCCATCAGGCGGACGCGGGAAAGGCGCCCGGACCTTATGGAGACAGCTGAAATCGAGCCCGGTGAGAGGCCCTCTCCCGCGCCGGCAGGCCGCCCCAGAAAAGATGAAGAGTCCGGCAGCGGGCCCGGGCGATGA
- a CDS encoding HPr family phosphocarrier protein, which translates to MNKLGLHARAAAKIVELANSHRSKLYLKKDGHEVDGDSILSILTLACPKGSEVQARIVGEDSEQFMLALQDLFERRFGEHQ; encoded by the coding sequence ATGAATAAACTAGGGCTGCACGCAAGGGCTGCCGCCAAGATCGTCGAATTGGCCAACAGCCATCGTTCCAAGCTGTACCTGAAAAAAGACGGGCATGAGGTCGACGGAGACAGCATCCTGTCGATCCTCACGCTTGCCTGCCCGAAAGGGAGTGAAGTCCAGGCACGCATCGTCGGCGAAGATTCCGAACAGTTTATGCTGGCGTTACAAGACCTGTTCGAGAGGAGATTCGGGGAACATCAATGA
- the rimM gene encoding ribosome maturation factor RimM (Essential for efficient processing of 16S rRNA), translating into MSKSRHINVNDLIAIGKIVRPHGVSGRLKAISYSGRGDAFAGAGTVYIRGASGAVQAYELLEFSPHKNSFLLLLEGITSLEQSEEVRDAEILIRKDELVRAPDEFFWFELIGLGVYLEGGVRLGSITEIIPTGSNDIYVVRHENGEKTLVPAIHDVVREVDLEGGRMVVAPLEGMIEPDAV; encoded by the coding sequence TTGAGTAAATCCAGACATATAAACGTGAACGACCTGATCGCCATCGGGAAAATCGTGCGACCTCATGGTGTCAGTGGGAGGTTGAAAGCCATTTCCTACTCGGGCAGAGGGGACGCATTCGCCGGGGCCGGAACCGTTTACATCAGAGGCGCCTCTGGTGCAGTGCAAGCCTATGAACTCCTGGAATTCAGCCCGCACAAAAATTCCTTCCTGTTGCTTCTCGAGGGGATAACCTCTCTGGAGCAAAGCGAAGAAGTCAGAGACGCCGAGATCCTGATAAGAAAAGACGAACTCGTGCGGGCGCCCGACGAATTTTTCTGGTTCGAACTGATCGGCCTCGGTGTATACCTCGAAGGCGGGGTACGGCTGGGGTCGATCACGGAGATCATCCCAACGGGGAGCAACGATATCTACGTGGTCAGGCACGAAAACGGCGAGAAAACCCTTGTGCCCGCTATCCACGATGTCGTCCGCGAAGTAGACCTCGAGGGCGGGAGGATGGTTGTAGCGCCCCTTGAAGGAATGATCGAGCCCGATGCGGTTTGA
- the smpB gene encoding SsrA-binding protein SmpB, with protein MPEHVSGLDGTYDMKIVCQNRKAAHEYFFDELIEAGMVLLGPEVKSLREGRASLVDSYGKIKDSEIYLYNMHITPYPYAHHMDLDPLRPRKLLLKRREIKRLIGKTEEKGYTLVPTKVYFSKGRAKVELALARGKRKYDKRQVLKEKELQREIEQAKKREGY; from the coding sequence ATGCCTGAACATGTCTCCGGCCTGGATGGAACATACGACATGAAGATCGTCTGTCAAAACCGAAAAGCCGCCCACGAGTACTTTTTCGACGAACTGATCGAAGCCGGTATGGTGCTTCTGGGCCCGGAGGTCAAATCCCTCCGGGAGGGCCGCGCCAGCCTCGTGGACAGTTACGGCAAGATCAAGGACAGCGAAATCTACCTTTACAACATGCACATTACGCCATACCCCTATGCGCATCACATGGACCTCGATCCTTTGCGCCCGCGGAAGCTCCTGCTCAAGAGGCGCGAGATCAAGCGCCTGATCGGGAAAACGGAAGAAAAAGGGTACACCCTGGTCCCGACCAAGGTCTATTTCTCGAAGGGCCGCGCCAAGGTGGAACTGGCCCTCGCCCGCGGAAAACGCAAATACGACAAACGCCAGGTTCTCAAAGAAAAGGAACTCCAGCGTGAAATCGAGCAGGCCAAGAAACGCGAGGGTTATTGA
- a CDS encoding recombinase family protein, translated as MLDNSNVAPGKNKTLRCAIYTRKSHEEGLEQEFNSLDAQRESAEHYIESQRMRGWTALPDRYDDGGFSGGNMERPGLRRLLADIDAGKIDVIVVYKVDRLSRSLLDFMKMIDLFNEKGVSFVSVTQHFSTTDPTGRMFLGILITFAQYEREVIAERIRDKVAAAKRRGKYCGGVPILGYDVDRENKKLLVNPDEAKTVQYIFRRFIQIGSAKKLGQELNEQGYRTKAWTTKKGKVREGSEWNTAHIYRLLNNRIYIGEIAHKDRSYPGEHEGIIDRATWDKVQAILEDNKPVKVSMARTKMVAPLKGVIRCGHCGCSMGPTYARKNGRHYTYYICQKDSKRTVSRCPLKRIPAGDIEQAVVEQLSAVFRTPTLVAKTYFAARDIEQAERERLFKQKAQLEIELSQAREQALELMRPGNDQPGKAEMLTTVNRHAVELSKQLTHVSERCRAYQGNSITEQDVSEAFQNVEGFWEDLFPVERNRLIRLLVDKVEIRETGIDMELRTNGLTTLIAELAGLACEVTERRTSR; from the coding sequence ATGCTTGATAACAGCAATGTCGCGCCGGGCAAGAACAAGACCCTGCGCTGTGCCATCTACACCCGCAAGAGCCACGAGGAAGGGCTCGAACAGGAGTTCAACTCGTTGGATGCCCAACGGGAGTCGGCGGAACACTATATCGAGAGCCAACGGATGCGGGGCTGGACGGCCCTGCCGGATCGCTACGACGATGGTGGTTTCTCGGGTGGGAACATGGAGCGCCCGGGGCTGCGCCGACTGCTGGCGGACATCGACGCCGGGAAGATTGATGTGATCGTGGTCTACAAGGTCGACCGACTGTCCCGCTCGCTGCTGGACTTCATGAAGATGATCGACCTCTTCAACGAAAAGGGCGTCAGCTTCGTCTCGGTTACCCAGCACTTCAGCACCACCGACCCCACCGGCCGAATGTTTCTCGGCATCCTGATCACCTTCGCCCAGTACGAGCGGGAGGTCATCGCCGAGCGTATCCGAGACAAGGTGGCGGCTGCCAAGCGCCGGGGGAAATACTGCGGCGGCGTGCCCATCCTCGGATACGACGTCGACCGGGAGAACAAGAAGCTGCTGGTCAACCCTGATGAAGCCAAGACGGTGCAGTACATCTTCCGCCGCTTTATCCAGATCGGCTCGGCCAAGAAACTGGGCCAGGAGCTGAACGAACAGGGTTACCGCACCAAGGCCTGGACCACCAAGAAAGGCAAAGTCCGTGAGGGCTCCGAATGGAACACCGCCCATATCTACCGGCTGCTCAACAACCGGATCTATATCGGCGAGATCGCCCACAAGGACCGCAGTTACCCCGGCGAGCACGAGGGGATCATCGACCGGGCGACCTGGGACAAGGTGCAAGCCATCCTGGAGGACAACAAACCGGTCAAGGTATCCATGGCCAGAACCAAAATGGTCGCCCCGCTGAAAGGCGTCATCCGCTGCGGCCACTGCGGATGCTCGATGGGACCGACCTACGCCCGCAAGAACGGCCGCCACTACACCTATTACATCTGCCAGAAGGACAGCAAGCGGACCGTGAGCCGGTGCCCGCTCAAACGTATTCCCGCCGGGGACATCGAGCAGGCCGTAGTCGAGCAGTTGAGCGCGGTGTTCCGCACACCGACGCTGGTGGCCAAGACCTACTTCGCCGCCCGGGACATCGAGCAGGCAGAGAGGGAGCGTCTGTTCAAGCAGAAAGCCCAGCTCGAGATTGAGCTGTCGCAGGCGCGAGAGCAGGCACTTGAACTGATGAGGCCCGGCAACGATCAGCCGGGCAAGGCCGAGATGCTGACGACCGTCAACCGCCACGCGGTCGAGCTCTCGAAACAACTGACACATGTGAGCGAGCGATGCAGAGCCTACCAGGGGAACAGCATCACGGAACAGGATGTGTCGGAGGCCTTCCAGAATGTGGAGGGCTTCTGGGAAGACCTTTTTCCGGTGGAGCGGAATCGCCTCATCCGCCTCCTGGTGGATAAGGTCGAGATCCGCGAGACCGGAATCGACATGGAGCTGCGCACCAACGGACTGACAACGCTCATCGCCGAGCTGGCCGGTCTGGCATGCGAAGTCACTGAACGGAGGACAAGCCGATGA
- a CDS encoding ribonuclease HII: MPGTEEPVEPLGYENEARNNGFHHVAGVDEAGRGCLAGPVVAAAVILPEGIDLPGVRDSKCMTAAAREKAFQMIQLHALATAIGVVSPAAIDRINILRASLEAMRRAVAALDPVADFLLVDGIHLVPVATPQKALKKGDRLCRSISAASILAKVYRDRLMGAYHRQYPAYAFDCNKGYGTRDHLSVLRKIGWCPIHRTTFKGVCRP, from the coding sequence ATGCCGGGCACGGAAGAACCGGTGGAACCCCTCGGGTACGAAAACGAGGCGCGCAACAACGGATTTCATCATGTGGCCGGCGTGGACGAGGCCGGTCGAGGTTGTCTTGCCGGGCCCGTCGTCGCTGCTGCGGTGATCCTCCCGGAAGGGATCGATCTGCCGGGTGTGCGCGACTCCAAGTGTATGACCGCCGCGGCGCGTGAGAAGGCCTTTCAGATGATCCAGCTCCATGCCCTTGCAACGGCGATCGGGGTTGTATCACCGGCTGCCATAGACCGTATCAACATCCTCAGGGCTTCTCTGGAAGCGATGCGGAGGGCTGTTGCCGCTCTGGATCCCGTTGCCGATTTCCTGCTCGTGGACGGAATCCACCTTGTACCTGTCGCAACGCCCCAAAAAGCGCTGAAAAAAGGAGATCGGCTCTGCCGCAGCATCTCGGCCGCCTCGATCCTGGCCAAGGTCTACCGGGACCGGCTCATGGGCGCTTATCACCGGCAATACCCTGCCTACGCATTCGATTGCAACAAAGGCTACGGCACCCGGGACCATCTCTCCGTGCTGAGAAAAATCGGCTGGTGCCCTATCCATCGCACGACCTTCAAAGGGGTATGCCGGCCTTGA
- a CDS encoding KH domain-containing protein produces MKDLITFIARALVDKPEDVVVTEIEGEQTSVIELKVAKEDLGKVIGKQGRTARAMRTILSAASTKINKRSVLEIIE; encoded by the coding sequence ATGAAGGACTTGATCACATTCATAGCTAGAGCGCTCGTGGACAAGCCGGAAGACGTTGTTGTCACCGAAATCGAAGGCGAACAGACTTCAGTGATTGAGCTCAAAGTCGCGAAAGAGGATCTGGGAAAAGTCATCGGCAAGCAGGGCAGAACCGCGCGGGCGATGAGGACGATTCTCAGTGCAGCCTCCACAAAAATCAACAAACGTTCTGTTTTGGAGATTATTGAGTAA
- the rpsP gene encoding 30S ribosomal protein S16 — protein MAVKIRLARLGAKKKPFYRIVAADSEAPRDGRFLEILGYYDPMKEPAVVKLHEDKVKTWLGRGARMSESARALLKKEGLLGADSSAN, from the coding sequence ATGGCAGTCAAAATCAGGTTGGCTAGGCTGGGTGCGAAGAAAAAGCCTTTTTACCGCATCGTTGCGGCTGATTCAGAAGCACCTCGAGACGGCAGGTTCCTGGAGATCCTGGGTTATTACGACCCGATGAAGGAGCCGGCGGTCGTCAAACTCCACGAAGACAAAGTGAAAACCTGGTTGGGCCGGGGGGCACGGATGTCTGAATCAGCCCGGGCCCTCTTGAAAAAAGAGGGGCTGTTGGGTGCGGACTCGTCTGCGAACTGA
- a CDS encoding DUF2924 domain-containing protein: MNELQNAATGGKNQDRTRNSVLRQMALLQSMSLEQLREKWLDLYGEEPPQYKKQFLIKRLAYRIQELFYGGLSDQAKVHLQQAAKEDPVATVNRRIPEERKSNEAILPGTRLVRVWNDRRYEVTVLADGYEFEGRTFRSLSAVAREITGTRWNGKVFFGLKKVYGRKAEGGSDA, encoded by the coding sequence ATGAATGAGTTACAGAACGCCGCCACCGGCGGCAAGAACCAGGACCGAACCCGAAACTCGGTCCTTCGGCAGATGGCCCTGCTGCAATCCATGTCCCTGGAGCAGCTCCGGGAAAAATGGCTCGACCTCTACGGCGAAGAGCCGCCCCAGTACAAGAAGCAATTCCTCATCAAGAGGCTGGCCTATCGCATCCAGGAGCTTTTCTACGGCGGGCTGTCCGACCAGGCCAAGGTCCATCTCCAGCAGGCCGCCAAGGAGGACCCGGTAGCCACTGTCAATCGACGCATCCCAGAAGAACGGAAATCGAACGAGGCGATCCTGCCCGGAACCAGACTGGTGCGGGTCTGGAACGACCGACGATATGAAGTGACCGTCCTTGCCGATGGCTATGAATTCGAAGGCCGCACCTTCCGGTCGCTCAGCGCGGTGGCCAGGGAGATCACCGGAACGCGCTGGAACGGCAAGGTCTTTTTCGGGCTGAAGAAGGTTTATGGCAGAAAAGCCGAGGGAGGTTCGGATGCTTGA